From one Choloepus didactylus isolate mChoDid1 chromosome 24, mChoDid1.pri, whole genome shotgun sequence genomic stretch:
- the SOD2 gene encoding superoxide dismutase [Mn], mitochondrial, giving the protein MLSRVACSKSRKLVPALGILGYRQKHSLPDLPYDYGALEPHINAQIMELHHSKHHAAYVNNLNTTEEKYKEALAKGDVTTQIALQPALKFNGGGHINHSIFWTNLSPNGGGEPKGELLEAIKRDFGSFAKFKEKLTAVSVGVQGSGWGWLGFNKEQGRLQIAACFNQDPLQGTTGLIPLLGIDVWEHAYYLQYKNVRPDYLKAIWNVINWENVNERYMNLQEMKC; this is encoded by the exons ATGCTGTCCCGGGTGGCGTGCAG CAAGAGCAGGAAGCTGGTACCAGCTTTGGGAATTTTGGGTTACAGACAGAAGCACAGCCTTCCCGATTTGCCTTATGATTATGGCGCTCTGGAACCCCACATCAACGCGCAGATCATGGAGCTGCACCACAGCAAACACCACGCTGCGTATGTGAATAACTTGAATACTACCGAGGAGAAGTATAAAGAGGCACTGGCAAAGG GTGATGTTACAACTCAGATAGCTCTGCAGCCTGCACTGAAGTTCAATGGTGGAGGCCATATCAATCATTCCATTTTCTGGACTAACCTGAGCCCTAATGGTGGTGGAGAACCTAAAG ggGAGTTGCTGGAAGCCATCAAGCGTGACTTTGGTTCCTTTGCTAAATTTAAGGAAAAGTTGACAGCTGTCTCTGTTGGCGTTCAAGGTTCAGGTTGGGGTTGGCTTGGCTTCAACAAGGAACAGGGACGCTTGCAGATTGCTGCTTGTTTTAATCAGGATCCATTGCAAGGAACAACAG GTCTTATTCCACTGCTGGGAATTGATGTATGGGAGCATGCTTATTACCTTCAGTATAAAAATGTCAGACCTGATTATCTAAAAGCTATTTGGAATGTCATCAATTGGGAGAATGTAAATGAAAGATACATGAATTTGCAAGAAATGAAATGTTAA